In Hamadaea flava, a genomic segment contains:
- a CDS encoding NADH-quinone oxidoreductase subunit D — protein MTESGLRELTVGTGTGIETEDMVLNIGPQHPSTHGVLRLKLTVDGERVVTAEPIIGYMHRGAEKLFEVRDYRQIIVLANRHDWLSAFSNELGVVLAVERLMGIEVPERAIWLRMALAELNRVLSHLMFLGSYPLELGAISPVFYAFREREVLQVVMEEVSGGRMHYMFNRVGGVKEEVPAGWSRRARQAIDDVRRRMPDLDNLIRKNEIFMARTVGVGVLSAEQAAAYGASGPVGRASGLDFDLRRDDPYLAYDQLDVPVVTRTTGDCHARFEVLLDQVYVSLDLAEQCLDRLDRTSGPVNVRLPKVVKAPEGHTYAWTENPLGVNGYYLVSHGEKTPWRLKLRTASYANVQALSTLLPGCLIPDLVAILGSMFFVVGDIDK, from the coding sequence ATGACGGAGTCGGGCCTGCGCGAGCTGACGGTCGGCACGGGGACCGGGATCGAGACCGAGGACATGGTCCTCAACATCGGCCCGCAACACCCCTCGACGCACGGTGTGCTGCGGCTCAAGCTCACGGTGGACGGCGAACGCGTCGTCACCGCCGAGCCGATCATCGGCTACATGCATCGCGGGGCCGAGAAGCTCTTCGAGGTACGCGACTACCGGCAGATCATCGTGTTGGCGAACCGGCATGACTGGCTCAGCGCGTTCTCCAACGAACTCGGGGTGGTCCTCGCGGTCGAGCGGCTCATGGGCATCGAGGTCCCGGAGCGGGCGATCTGGCTGCGGATGGCGCTGGCCGAGCTGAATCGGGTGCTCAGCCACCTGATGTTCCTCGGGTCGTATCCGCTGGAGTTGGGCGCGATCAGTCCGGTCTTCTACGCCTTCCGCGAGCGGGAGGTCCTCCAGGTCGTCATGGAGGAGGTCTCCGGCGGCCGCATGCACTACATGTTCAACCGCGTCGGCGGGGTGAAGGAGGAGGTCCCGGCGGGCTGGTCCCGGCGGGCGCGGCAGGCGATCGACGACGTCCGCCGTCGCATGCCCGACCTCGACAACTTGATCCGCAAGAACGAGATCTTCATGGCGCGTACGGTCGGCGTGGGGGTGCTCAGCGCTGAGCAGGCGGCGGCGTACGGGGCGTCCGGGCCGGTCGGCCGGGCCAGTGGACTGGACTTCGACCTGCGGCGTGACGACCCCTATCTCGCGTACGACCAGCTGGACGTGCCGGTCGTGACGCGTACGACGGGGGACTGCCACGCCCGGTTCGAGGTGCTGCTGGATCAGGTCTACGTCTCGCTCGACCTGGCCGAGCAGTGCCTGGATCGGCTGGACCGCACGTCCGGTCCGGTCAACGTGCGGCTGCCCAAGGTGGTGAAGGCTCCCGAGGGCCACACGTACGCCTGGACGGAGAACCCGCTCGGAGTCAACGGCTACTACCTGGTCTCCCACGGGGAGAAGACGCCGTGGCGGTTGAAGCTGCGGACCGCCTCGTACGCCAATGTCCAGGCGCTGTCGACGTTGTTGCCCGGCTGCCTGATTCCGGACCTGGTGGCGATCCTCGGCTCGATGTTCTTCGTCGTCGGCGACATCGACAAGTAG
- the folB gene encoding dihydroneopterin aldolase, which translates to MIELTGLRVFGRHGVFDFEREQGQEFVVDVRLELDLTKAAASDDVADTVHYGELADALVAIVGGEPVNLIETLASRLLDACLVDERVTAATVTVHKPQAPIPHAFADVSVTLSGRRTER; encoded by the coding sequence GTGATCGAACTGACCGGGCTGCGAGTCTTCGGCCGTCACGGCGTCTTCGACTTCGAACGAGAACAGGGCCAGGAGTTCGTCGTCGACGTACGCCTGGAGCTGGACCTGACCAAGGCGGCGGCCAGCGACGACGTGGCCGACACCGTCCACTATGGCGAACTCGCCGACGCGCTCGTGGCGATCGTCGGCGGCGAGCCGGTGAACCTGATCGAGACGCTGGCGAGCCGGCTGCTGGACGCCTGCCTGGTGGACGAGCGGGTCACCGCCGCGACCGTCACCGTCCATAAGCCGCAGGCCCCGATCCCGCACGCGTTCGCCGATGTCAGCGTCACCCTGAGCGGACGGCGTACCGAGCGGTGA
- the folP gene encoding dihydropteroate synthase, which produces MGVLNVTPDSFSDGGRYENFDAAVEHGSSLVRDGALIIDVGGESTRPGAARIDAETEIGRVVPVIRALSAQNVPTSIDTTRAAVAAAALSAGASVVNDVSGGLADPAMAKVIADAGCPYVIMHWRGHSERMQDLAVYSDVVAEVCAELRERVDEATAAGVRPEQIILDPGLGFAKRPEHNWALTRGLPALLELGFPVLFGASRKSYLGTLLAMPDGTPRPVDEREAATLASSVLAVAAGVWGVRVHEVRATVDALAVWRASGEPRLTWSAP; this is translated from the coding sequence ATGGGTGTCCTCAACGTGACGCCCGATTCCTTTTCGGATGGCGGTCGCTACGAGAATTTCGACGCCGCCGTCGAACACGGTTCGTCCCTCGTCCGTGACGGAGCGCTGATCATCGATGTAGGGGGAGAGTCGACCCGACCGGGGGCGGCGCGGATCGACGCGGAGACGGAAATCGGTCGAGTCGTCCCCGTGATCCGCGCGCTTTCGGCACAAAATGTGCCAACGAGCATCGACACCACGCGGGCAGCGGTCGCGGCGGCGGCGTTGTCCGCCGGGGCGAGCGTCGTGAACGACGTCTCAGGTGGACTCGCCGATCCCGCGATGGCGAAAGTGATCGCCGACGCGGGCTGCCCCTACGTGATCATGCACTGGCGGGGCCACTCCGAGCGGATGCAGGACCTCGCCGTCTACTCCGATGTGGTCGCCGAGGTATGCGCTGAGCTGCGCGAACGCGTCGACGAGGCGACTGCGGCCGGCGTACGCCCGGAGCAGATCATCCTCGATCCCGGGCTCGGCTTCGCCAAACGCCCCGAGCACAACTGGGCGCTGACCCGGGGCCTGCCGGCGCTGCTGGAACTGGGGTTCCCGGTGCTGTTCGGGGCCAGCCGCAAGAGTTACCTCGGCACGCTGCTGGCGATGCCGGACGGCACGCCGCGTCCGGTCGACGAGCGGGAGGCGGCCACCCTGGCGTCCAGTGTGCTCGCGGTCGCCGCCGGCGTGTGGGGCGTACGCGTCCATGAGGTGCGCGCGACCGTCGACGCGCTCGCGGTCTGGCGGGCGTCCGGGGAGCCCCGGCTGACCTGGAGCGCCCCGTGA
- a CDS encoding ABC transporter permease, with protein sequence MPYDDGDNTRFRGEPGFREEPDFRTSTSTGSIPPVRASSGPLDDIFDDPTHGDPGRDRMAVHFAWEAILLIGAGVLGFLIYSQHKSAVTGQNLRELVVFAAALGLLAFGAAASLRAAAPNLAIGPVAVAAAMSFAEQGNAGVSAAGPKIVGLAALVGLVIAVLVVGFQVPGWAASLAGALVVIVWIQKHAAPITVAGEFDPTDRSWYYFGGFAAASILGAALCAIRPLRRGVGRFRPVGDPAARRGFFAALVTGVAVVSSTVLAAVAGILIAGLNSSVQPDLGMEWTGLAIGVALVGGVSAFGRRGGVFGTVLATIVVSLVIRFGEAADWRLSPYAVAAVTIAAGLVVTRLVETFGKPLLTPDEETWTSESTSTWTGGTSWGGADTGSWSASLPTQPTVNRPDPWQDDRWGAGR encoded by the coding sequence ATGCCTTACGACGACGGCGACAACACGCGATTTCGCGGCGAGCCGGGATTCCGCGAGGAGCCCGATTTCCGCACGTCGACGTCGACCGGCTCGATCCCGCCGGTGCGGGCCTCCTCCGGACCCCTGGACGACATCTTCGACGACCCGACGCACGGCGACCCCGGTCGTGACCGCATGGCGGTGCACTTCGCCTGGGAGGCGATCCTGCTCATCGGGGCCGGCGTCCTCGGCTTCCTGATCTACAGCCAGCACAAGTCGGCGGTGACCGGGCAGAACCTGCGGGAACTCGTCGTCTTCGCGGCCGCCCTCGGCCTGCTGGCGTTCGGCGCCGCGGCCTCCTTGCGCGCGGCCGCCCCGAACCTGGCCATCGGGCCCGTGGCGGTCGCGGCGGCGATGTCGTTCGCGGAGCAGGGCAACGCCGGCGTGAGCGCGGCCGGGCCGAAGATCGTGGGCCTCGCAGCCCTGGTCGGGTTGGTGATCGCGGTCCTCGTGGTCGGCTTCCAGGTGCCGGGCTGGGCGGCGAGCCTCGCGGGCGCGCTCGTGGTGATCGTCTGGATCCAGAAGCACGCCGCGCCGATCACGGTCGCGGGCGAGTTCGACCCGACCGACCGGTCCTGGTACTACTTCGGCGGCTTCGCGGCCGCGTCCATCCTCGGCGCCGCCCTGTGCGCGATCCGGCCGTTACGCCGCGGCGTCGGCCGCTTCCGCCCGGTCGGCGACCCCGCGGCCCGCCGCGGATTCTTCGCCGCCCTGGTCACTGGGGTCGCGGTCGTCAGCTCGACGGTGCTGGCCGCCGTGGCCGGCATCCTCATCGCCGGCCTGAACAGCAGCGTCCAGCCGGACCTCGGGATGGAATGGACCGGCCTCGCGATCGGCGTCGCACTGGTCGGCGGGGTGAGCGCCTTCGGCCGGCGGGGTGGCGTCTTCGGCACCGTCCTCGCGACCATCGTGGTCTCGCTGGTCATCCGGTTCGGCGAGGCGGCCGACTGGCGGCTCTCGCCGTACGCCGTCGCCGCGGTCACCATCGCGGCCGGACTCGTCGTCACCCGGCTCGTCGAGACGTTCGGCAAGCCGCTGCTGACCCCGGACGAGGAGACGTGGACTTCGGAGTCCACCTCGACCTGGACCGGTGGCACCAGCTGGGGCGGCGCGGACACAGGATCATGGTCGGCGTCATTGCCGACGCAGCCGACGGTCAACCGGCCCGACCCGTGGCAGGACGACCGCTGGGGCGCCGGCCGCTGA
- a CDS encoding DUF3180 domain-containing protein: MTEPKPSLRPTNPATLIVAGLLSAATAWFVISTWYGEMPALPWIPAVTLALLALFEAVLANNTRARIARKPGRPPVEPLLVARYVVLAKASSLAGSIFAGFTGGLLIWLLMERGRLAAAQHDLPPAIGAFVASLMLIAAALWLEHSCRVPKQPDDKDEHNGENGRNGETGRRTPA, from the coding sequence ATGACCGAGCCGAAGCCATCGCTGCGGCCGACCAACCCGGCGACGTTGATCGTGGCCGGCCTGCTCTCGGCTGCGACGGCCTGGTTCGTGATCAGTACCTGGTACGGGGAGATGCCGGCGCTGCCCTGGATCCCCGCGGTGACGCTGGCGCTGCTGGCGTTGTTCGAGGCGGTCCTGGCGAACAACACCCGGGCCCGGATCGCCCGTAAGCCGGGCCGCCCGCCGGTGGAGCCGCTGCTGGTCGCGCGCTACGTCGTGCTGGCCAAGGCGTCCTCGCTGGCCGGATCGATCTTCGCGGGGTTCACCGGCGGACTGCTGATCTGGCTGCTCATGGAGCGTGGCCGGTTGGCGGCGGCGCAGCACGACCTGCCGCCGGCGATCGGGGCGTTCGTGGCCTCGCTGATGCTCATCGCGGCCGCGCTGTGGCTGGAGCACTCCTGCCGCGTGCCGAAGCAGCCCGACGACAAGGACGAGCACAACGGGGAGAACGGCCGTAACGGCGAGACCGGACGGCGCACTCCCGCCTGA
- the folK gene encoding 2-amino-4-hydroxy-6-hydroxymethyldihydropteridine diphosphokinase, producing the protein MITVVLSLGSNLGDREEHLRQAVRALGDSLLLVSGVYETPPWGDADQPAYLNAVALVGEAGRGVDEWLSVAQQLERDAHRERDPSRRFGPRTLDVDLITATTAAGEPVLSDRPELILPHPRAHLRAFVLRPWLEIQPYASLPGHGWVYDLIRAEPVASDVLAMTARPEISLES; encoded by the coding sequence GTGATCACGGTCGTGCTCAGCCTGGGCAGCAACCTGGGCGATCGGGAGGAACACCTGCGCCAGGCCGTACGCGCGCTGGGCGACAGTCTGCTGCTCGTCAGCGGGGTCTACGAGACGCCGCCCTGGGGCGACGCCGACCAGCCCGCGTACCTCAACGCGGTGGCGCTCGTCGGGGAGGCCGGTCGCGGCGTCGACGAATGGCTGTCGGTGGCGCAGCAGCTGGAGCGGGATGCCCATCGGGAACGTGACCCGAGCCGTCGCTTCGGCCCGCGTACCCTTGATGTCGATTTGATCACCGCGACCACCGCGGCGGGTGAGCCGGTCCTGAGCGACCGACCCGAGCTGATTCTTCCGCATCCACGCGCCCACCTGCGGGCCTTCGTGCTGCGGCCGTGGCTGGAGATCCAGCCGTACGCGAGCCTGCCCGGTCACGGGTGGGTCTATGACCTGATCCGCGCCGAGCCGGTGGCGTCCGACGTGCTGGCGATGACGGCGAGGCCCGAGATCTCGCTAGAGTCGTAG